In the genome of Dyadobacter fermentans DSM 18053, the window CGGCCACGAAAAAGTAGAGGATTTCGGTCACCGAACCGGGCGACATATAGGCTTCGAAAATTTTCTTCACCGCGCTCACTTTGTAGCCTGTTTCTTCCTCCGTTTCGCGCTTGATGCATTCCTCGGGATTGTCCCTGTCAAGCAGCCCCGCGCAGGCTTCGATCATCATGCCGGTTTCGTTGCCATTGGTGTAGGTAGGAAGCCGGAATTGTCTCGTAAGCACAACCGTCTGTTTTTCAGCATTATAGAGCAGTATCACCGCTCCGTTTCCACGGTCGTATGCCTCGCGCGCCTGGCGCTCCCAGGAGCCGTCGGCACGCTGGTAATCGAATGTGTATTTGCGAAGGGTATACCAGTTATTGGAAAGCACTTCTTCGGAAGCAATGTTTACACGCGGATTAGCCATTGATTAAAAATGATTAATTGTGATTAATAATGATCAAAACTAATCAAAACTTTTCTGTTGGCAAAAAACATTGCGCCAATGGTAGATATTTCCATTTACGGATTACTTTGCGGTTGTATCTCAGCCGACGTTCGATGAAACCTGCTTCCTACTGGATTGAAAAATTAAATCTCCTGCCGCACCCTGAAGGCGGCTACTATGCCGAAACCTACTGGGCGCCCGAAACCATACCGCAGCATGCATTGCCCGCGCGTTTCGGCGGCGACAGGGCATTTTCCACCGGCATTTACTTCCTCCTCGAATCGCACAACTTCTCCGCATTTCACCGCATTCAGGCGGACGAAATGTGGCATTTCTATGCCGGGGAAGCATTAGAAGTATTTGTGATAGATGAAAAAACCGGGGAGCTGACCGTCATCCGGCTCGGCAACGATCCTGATAATGGCGAGACGTTCCAGGCCGTGGTGCCGGCAGGTGCGTGGTTCGGTTCACGGCCGGCGGCCGGCAGCTCGTACGCGCTTGTAGGCTGCACCGTAGCGCCCGGCTTCGATTTCGCCGATTTTGAAATGGCGGCATGCGATGCATTAACACAGCAATACCCGCAGCACGCCGCATTGATCGCCGGGCTTACGCATTGCTAACTATCTGTTTTTGAGCTAATAACCAATGCTGGTATCATCTCCGCGAGGATCGGAGCCGCCTTCGAGGGAGCCGTCGGGGAGGACGAGGATGCAGTCCATCCGGCCGATGGAATTACGCTGCTGTTCGAGGATGTAGCCCTTGCCCTGCAATTTCTGAATAGCCTCGGTGGAGAATGCGTTGGCTTCAAACGTGGTTTTATCCGGCAGCCATTGGTGGTGGAATTTCAAAGCGTTCACGGCCTGCTGCATCGTCATGCCATGTTCCAGCACGTTCAGGATGGTCTGGTACACCGAGGTGATGATCGTGGAGCCGCCGGGCGTTCCGACCACCATCAGTAATTTTCCATCCCGCTCGATGATCGTGGGCGTCATCGACGACAGCATCCGCTTGCCGGGCGCGATCGCATTGGCTTTATTGCCGATCAGCCCGTACATATTCGGAGCTCCGGCTTTTATGCTGAAATCGTCCATTTCATTGTTCATGAAAAATCCCCCGCCTTTGACCACCACGCGGCTTCCATAACCGCCGTTCAATGTGGTGGTCACTGATACCGCATTCCCTTCCTTGTCCACGACCGAAAAATGCGTGGTTTCCAGGCTCTCGTAGCCGGGTAGCTCGCCGCCGCGGATGTTTTTGCTGTCGGTGGCCTTGTCCCAGGAGAAATCAGCCCACCGGTTTTTAAGGTACTCGCTGCTGATGAGCTCGTTGATGGGCACTTTTACATAATCGGGGTCGCCGAGGAACTTGGCACGGTCGGCGTACACGCGGCGCTCCGCTTCGATCATCACCTGAATGGTGGAGTCGCTGTGCCAGCCCCATTGCCTCAGCGGGTGCTGCTCGGTGAGGCGCATGAGCTGCAGTAGCGCTACGCCCCCGCTCGACGGCGGCGCCATGGTGATCACCTTGTAGCCCTTGTAACCTTCGGTAATGGTTTCGCGCCATTGCGCGCGGTAGTCGGCAAGGTCCTGCTTGCTGATGATGCCTTCGTTGCTGCGGTTAATGTCTTTGACGAGCTGTTTGGCTACTTTTCCAGCATAGAAACCATCACGGCCTTTCTTTTGAATGCGTTTCAAAACTTTGGACAAGTCCTTCTGAACGAGCAGATCGCCCGCTGTCCAGTCCTTACCGGCCGGGTTGAGGAAGTACGACGAACCCGGATTGATGGCCAGCAGGTCGCTTTTAATCGCATTAAGGCTGCGTGCCTCGCGCTCGGTGAGTACTACCCCATTTGCGGCAATGTCGATGGCTGGCTGCAAAACCTGTTTCCAGCTTAGTTTACCAAATTTTGCATGCGCCTGCACCATTCCGTCCACCGATCCGGGCACGCCCGACGCGAGCCGGCCCAGCGTGCTGGACTCGGGAATGATATTGCCCGCTTTATCGAGATACATATCCGCATGGCTTTTGCCCGGCGCTTTCTCACGGAAATCGATGCTGTAACTTTTGCCGTCCTTGTCCCGCAACACCAAAAAACCGCCTCCGCCGATGTTACCGGCAGAAGGATGCACTACGGCTAATGCAAACTGCACCGCTACCGCCGCGTCCACGGCATTGCCGCCCGCTTTCAAAATATCCACGCCTACTTGAGACGCCACCGGATGTGCAGCCGCGACCATTCCATTGCGCGCGATCACGCCTTTGCGGTCGCTGAAAAACGGTTTCTGATTGGGATCGTCGGAAAGGAACTGGTAGAAGCCGGTGGATTCCCGGACGGGATTTTGGGCGTTGGAAATGCCGGAAAATGAGCCGGCCAGCAGCATTAACGCGTAATGTAATTTCATATAGGAGTGTCAGGTTAATGTTGTAATTTATTAAATCGAACCCTTTTTCTTACCTTTTATACCAATTTATTTCAGCGCATTAAGGCGATGCATTAACTTTTGAATTCAATTGTCCGTAACGTCATGATGAAGTTTTTACGACAGGTCTGGGAGAGTTTCCGCTTCGCCTCGGGAGCACTCAAATCCAATATCACCCGCACCATTCTATCGCTGCTTGGCGTAACGGTAGGGATATTTGCGATCGTGGCGGTTTTCACCATCGTCGACTCGCTCGAACGCAGCATCCGCGACAGCCTGAGCTTTATCGGCGACAAGGTGATTTATGTTCAAAAATGGCCATGGGGCTTCGGCGGTGAATACCAATGGTGGAAATACTTCCAATGGCCCGAGCCAACCTTTGCCGAATACAAATACCTGTACGACAACATGGAGAGTGCCAGCGCGGTGGCCATCATGGATTTCAGGGGCAGTACCACGCTCAAAAACGGCTCCAACAGCATTAATGCGATGATCCAGGGTGTGTCTTTTGAATACAACCTCATTTCCGATATTCCCGTACAGAACGGCCGCTATTTCATTCCGCTCGAAACCAACAATGCGCGGAACGTGGCCGTGGTGGGTGCCGACATTGCCGAATCCCTCTTTCCCGGCCAGGACCCCGTCGGGAAGCCGTTCAAGCTGTCGGGACATAAGTTTACGATCGTTGGCGTGCGGGAGAAAAAGGGTGAAAGCCTGGTTGATTTTGGCGGCAGTCCGGATAAAATCTGCATTATTCCGTTCTCTTCTTTTTCCAAATTGTTCCAATCCGGCCGCCGGAATGCGGACATTGTCGTGAAGGGCTTTCCTACCGACGAGGGGATGAAGGAAGTCGAAGCGGAGATTGTCGGGCTGATGCGCACCAAACGGGGCATAAAACCGCGGGAAGGCAATAATTTCTCGCTGAACCGCCCCGAGGCGGCAGCTCAGGCCATTTCCGGGCTGTTTGCGGTGCTAACCGTGGCCGGCTGGGTGATAGGAAGTTTTTCGATCCTGGTAGGCGGTTTCGGGATTGCGAACATCATGTTTGTATCTGTGAAAGAGCGCACGAACCTGATCGGCATTCAGAAATCGCTCGGTGCCAAAAACTATTCGATCCTCTTCCAGTTTTTGTTTGAAGCTGTGATGCTGAGCCTCGTAGGCGGCTTTGTGGGCATATTCCTGGTGTACTTGCTGACGTTCCTGAAACTCGGCTCGCTCGAAATACTGCTCACGCCGGGCAACATTTTGCTGGGTCTGGGTGTGTCGAGCATCATCGGGGTGCTCTCGGGCATTATTCCGGCGATGCTGGCTGCGCGAATGGACCCGGTGATCGCCATCCGCTCGAAATAATCACTAGGAAAAATCAAACCGTTTTGCGAAGTTCGCTTCTATCACCAACACTGATCGACTGTTATGCGTAAATGGGTCATTTTCGCCGTAGTTCTGGCCATCATATTCGGAGTTCTATACTATATCACTTTTGGATATTACAGTGAAGGAAAGCGCGGAGGATATGTGACCAGGCTCAGCAACCGGGGTTATTTATTCAAAACCTACGAAGGCGAGCTTCGGATGGGAGGGCTTTTCGAAGGCGACGGCACCATGAATTCCTCGCAATGGGTATTCTCGGTAAGCGGCAAGAACAAGGATGCAATCTCCAAGCTGGAAGATGCCATCAAAAACGGCCACCGGGTTTCTTTAACCTATGAAGAAAAATTCTTTAAACTGCCTTGGAACGGCGATACGAAGTTTTTTGTGACGGATGTGGAAGTGCTCGAAACCGGCCGGCCCGCAGGTCCTCCGCCTTCGGCATTGCCCGCCCCGACGGAAATTGATACAACCGAAACCTTATAACCAGAAGCCGGAGCTACCCTCCGGCTTTTTTGGCTTTATAACTCTTACCGGTCAGCCAGGTGATCACTTTGTCGCGATGATCGCCCTGGATCTGGATTTCGCCGTCTTTGACTGTTCCTCCGCTGCCGCAAAGGCCTTTTAACTGCTTGCCGAGCGTTTCGAGGTCGGCATTGTTGCCGATAAATCCCTTTACTACCGTAATCACCTTCCCGCCGCCTTTGCGGTCGAGCCAGATGCGGAGGTCCTGCTGTTGCGGTGCGAGTGTTTCGAGCTCGTCGTCCTGATCGTTGTATTCAAACTCCGGATTGGTGGAATACACAATGCCCGAGCGGTTTTTCTTCGACATAATATCAAATGTTAATGGAAGCTAAATGATCACCTGGATGCTTCCGGGCTTGATGCTGACTTCTATTTTCGTCGTGTCCAGTTGCAGCGGCTCGCCGTCGTAATGGATCATCGGCGGCGTATCGGTTTCCACCACCGCCTGCACGGCGCGCTGGTAGTCGATGTAAGTCGACTGTTTCAACTGCTTCGTAAACAGCCCGTACGCCAGCGCGGTGCCGTACCACTGCGGAAATGGGCTGATAGTGCAAATATCGAGCAGCCCATCCTGCAAGCTGGCCTGCGGCGCTACCCACGCATTATTCCCAAACTGGCCCGCATTGGCAAATGACAGCGAAAACGCCCGCTTCTCCACGCCGTTGAGGCGGAATGCCTGCGGTTTGTACGACCAATACGCTTTGAACGACACATTCACGTAAGTGGCAAGTCCCCGTGCTTTCTGCTGACTGAACAAATGCCCCACGTAAGCGTCAAAACCCATTCCGGCTGTGCAGAAGAAAGGAATGCCGTTGAGTTCGGCGCTGTCGATCGTGGTCGGTTTGCCTTCGAAAAGCCGTTTCAGCGCCGCGTCGAGCAGGAGTGGGAGGCCGAGGTGCCTGGCCAGGCCGTTTCCCGAGCCAAGCGGCAGAATGCCGATCGGAATGCCGCTGCCTACGAGGGGTTTGGCGATCTCATTCACCGTTCCATCGCCTCCAACGGCCACAATCGCCTTCCATTTCTCCGCATGCATGTGCTTGCGTACGAGCTCGGTGGCGTGTGCAGGCTCTTCCGTGAAGAGGATCTCTGCCGACGACCCGTTTTTTCCGGCCACTTCCTCGATCCGCTCACGCACGGTCCCGCTGTTTTTGCCGATCGACGTGCCCGAATTGGGATTTAATATAAAAAGATACGGATGCGTCACTGGTCAGGCAAAAAATAGGAACAGGATGAAGATAAAGACAATGATGAACAGGTAATACAAACCGTCGACGAAAGGATATTTCTGCCGGTCTAGTTTCTTGAAAATACTGTCGAACTTGCTCATACCTGCTGGATCAATGATATTTCGGCAAGGCATTTGGCTGCGGCGCCGATCTTTCAGCTATATTTAGAATCGTCTATTGCATTACAAAAATCCACAAAAAATATGAGAAACTGGCTTTTCACGCTCATTCTGATTGCTGTTGCCGTATCAGCGAAAGCGCAGTCCGCGGGCGACAAGGACCAAATCCTGGCAATTCTGCAGCGCCAGGAGGCCGATTGGAACAAGGGCGACATTAAGTCGTTCATGAACGGCTATTGGGAATCCGATTCGCTGATGTTTGTGGGGAAAGCCGGCATTACGTATGGTTACAAGCCTACTTATGAAGGTTATCTCAAACGCTATCCTGATCGTGCGACGATGGGCAAGCTGAAATTCACCTTCCTCAATTTCTCATTCCCCGGGGCGGGCGTGGCATTCGTGGTAGGGAAGTTTCATTTGACCCGTCCCGAAAAAGGCGATCTGGAAGGGCATTACACGCTTTTGTTCAAAAAGATCAAAGGCAAATGGCTGATCGTGTGCGATCACACGAGCGGATAACAAAACAGCCGGACTGAGAAGCCCGGCTGTTTTGTTTATCATACTTTAAGCATGCTATACTTTTTTGAATTTCAGCACAACGTCGATGGCTGGCGAGCCTGGAAGGACCGCAGCGTCGTCGACCGCTACTTCCAAATCCGAGCCATTCAGCGTGTATTTAAATGATTTGCTGTTGTTCGAACCATCTTTCAGGATCAGATTGCCGTCCTTGGTTTCCCATTTAGCGCCATTGATTGGTATCACGGTATTAATGAGTGTGACAGCAGTGGGGCAATCGGCCGTTGTGATGTTATAGTCGGTCTTGAATGTCAGTTTCAGGCTGTAAATGCATGGGACCAGTGCCGCGGGGTCAACCGGTAATGTAGCTCCGGGAGCTGGTGCAACGGCGGTAAGCTGCCACGTTGCTGCAATCGGATCGGTGCTGGCGGGTGGCGTTGGTTCTTCATCATCATCCTTACAAGCGAAAACAACGGAAAGGATCATCAGCATGGCTAGCAAGGACGACTTGCTGAGGGCGTAGGCTTTGTTCATAATTGTGGAAGTGAAAGAGTTGAGATCAATAGAATTGATTAGCGTTAGCTTCTAACGCTCAAACTTAGTGAAAAATGCTTTTACTGGGAATTTTTATGACTTAGCGGAAAATTTGGCCGTCGCCGCTTCCTGTGCGCAGAAAAAGAGCGATCAAATCCGCTGCGGCTTGTCCAGGCAGTTTTTCCCCGTTTTGCACGGCTTCGTCGGCCGACGGAATGTGTGTTTTAACCAATTCGTTTTCATAAAACAGTTCTTCCAGCGAATAGCGGATCTGTTCGCGCAGCCAGTCCACGCGCTGCGCCCGCCTGTTTGCGAGCAGGTAACCGCTCGCGGAGGTTTGGGCATGGTAACCGGAGATCAGGGTCCAGATCGGTTCCAGGCCCGTCGCTTCCAATGCAGAACACGCTACTACCCGGACGGGTACTTTCGATGGAGTTTCTGGCAAAAGGTGAATTGCTTTCCGGT includes:
- the nudK gene encoding GDP-mannose pyrophosphatase NudK, which produces MANPRVNIASEEVLSNNWYTLRKYTFDYQRADGSWERQAREAYDRGNGAVILLYNAEKQTVVLTRQFRLPTYTNGNETGMMIEACAGLLDRDNPEECIKRETEEETGYKVSAVKKIFEAYMSPGSVTEILYFFVAEYSDDMKVGDGGGCATEQENIEVMEIPFREAIDMVASGEINDAKTIMLIQYAQIHGLVGQ
- a CDS encoding cupin domain-containing protein, which produces MKPASYWIEKLNLLPHPEGGYYAETYWAPETIPQHALPARFGGDRAFSTGIYFLLESHNFSAFHRIQADEMWHFYAGEALEVFVIDEKTGELTVIRLGNDPDNGETFQAVVPAGAWFGSRPAAGSSYALVGCTVAPGFDFADFEMAACDALTQQYPQHAALIAGLTHC
- the ggt gene encoding gamma-glutamyltransferase, with amino-acid sequence MKLHYALMLLAGSFSGISNAQNPVRESTGFYQFLSDDPNQKPFFSDRKGVIARNGMVAAAHPVASQVGVDILKAGGNAVDAAVAVQFALAVVHPSAGNIGGGGFLVLRDKDGKSYSIDFREKAPGKSHADMYLDKAGNIIPESSTLGRLASGVPGSVDGMVQAHAKFGKLSWKQVLQPAIDIAANGVVLTEREARSLNAIKSDLLAINPGSSYFLNPAGKDWTAGDLLVQKDLSKVLKRIQKKGRDGFYAGKVAKQLVKDINRSNEGIISKQDLADYRAQWRETITEGYKGYKVITMAPPSSGGVALLQLMRLTEQHPLRQWGWHSDSTIQVMIEAERRVYADRAKFLGDPDYVKVPINELISSEYLKNRWADFSWDKATDSKNIRGGELPGYESLETTHFSVVDKEGNAVSVTTTLNGGYGSRVVVKGGGFFMNNEMDDFSIKAGAPNMYGLIGNKANAIAPGKRMLSSMTPTIIERDGKLLMVVGTPGGSTIITSVYQTILNVLEHGMTMQQAVNALKFHHQWLPDKTTFEANAFSTEAIQKLQGKGYILEQQRNSIGRMDCILVLPDGSLEGGSDPRGDDTSIGY
- a CDS encoding ABC transporter permease yields the protein MMKFLRQVWESFRFASGALKSNITRTILSLLGVTVGIFAIVAVFTIVDSLERSIRDSLSFIGDKVIYVQKWPWGFGGEYQWWKYFQWPEPTFAEYKYLYDNMESASAVAIMDFRGSTTLKNGSNSINAMIQGVSFEYNLISDIPVQNGRYFIPLETNNARNVAVVGADIAESLFPGQDPVGKPFKLSGHKFTIVGVREKKGESLVDFGGSPDKICIIPFSSFSKLFQSGRRNADIVVKGFPTDEGMKEVEAEIVGLMRTKRGIKPREGNNFSLNRPEAAAQAISGLFAVLTVAGWVIGSFSILVGGFGIANIMFVSVKERTNLIGIQKSLGAKNYSILFQFLFEAVMLSLVGGFVGIFLVYLLTFLKLGSLEILLTPGNILLGLGVSSIIGVLSGIIPAMLAARMDPVIAIRSK
- a CDS encoding translation initiation factor; this translates as MSKKNRSGIVYSTNPEFEYNDQDDELETLAPQQQDLRIWLDRKGGGKVITVVKGFIGNNADLETLGKQLKGLCGSGGTVKDGEIQIQGDHRDKVITWLTGKSYKAKKAGG
- a CDS encoding diacylglycerol/lipid kinase family protein; translation: MTHPYLFILNPNSGTSIGKNSGTVRERIEEVAGKNGSSAEILFTEEPAHATELVRKHMHAEKWKAIVAVGGDGTVNEIAKPLVGSGIPIGILPLGSGNGLARHLGLPLLLDAALKRLFEGKPTTIDSAELNGIPFFCTAGMGFDAYVGHLFSQQKARGLATYVNVSFKAYWSYKPQAFRLNGVEKRAFSLSFANAGQFGNNAWVAPQASLQDGLLDICTISPFPQWYGTALAYGLFTKQLKQSTYIDYQRAVQAVVETDTPPMIHYDGEPLQLDTTKIEVSIKPGSIQVII
- a CDS encoding YybH family protein, which codes for MRNWLFTLILIAVAVSAKAQSAGDKDQILAILQRQEADWNKGDIKSFMNGYWESDSLMFVGKAGITYGYKPTYEGYLKRYPDRATMGKLKFTFLNFSFPGAGVAFVVGKFHLTRPEKGDLEGHYTLLFKKIKGKWLIVCDHTSG
- a CDS encoding lipocalin-like domain-containing protein, translating into MNKAYALSKSSLLAMLMILSVVFACKDDDEEPTPPASTDPIAATWQLTAVAPAPGATLPVDPAALVPCIYSLKLTFKTDYNITTADCPTAVTLINTVIPINGAKWETKDGNLILKDGSNNSKSFKYTLNGSDLEVAVDDAAVLPGSPAIDVVLKFKKV